A single genomic interval of Psychroserpens sp. NJDZ02 harbors:
- a CDS encoding MlaD family protein: protein MKLTLEVKTAILVILGIIFFIFGFSYLKGNNIFDSNNTYYTEFDYNSLNVSAPVTIKGNTVGKVKEIIYDFETGKTRVAFSVDKQLQFSKNSTISLFQAGLMGGNALEIIPVEDNQMAKNGDLIKSSIKEGLVNSLTSDFSQLSTNLDGTLSTVDTLMGNLNVLVADQSENGLKSTLAELNSTLKSYNGLAHSINALVKKNDANVTAMVENFNKTSANFSTMSEKLNKVDITKTVADLEATLGSVNKMLAGIEKGDGSIGKLLKDDKLYTNMEGAALQMEQLLEDMKLNPKRYVHFSLFGKKAKRYDADGNEIEEEK from the coding sequence TTGAAACTAACACTTGAAGTTAAAACAGCCATACTAGTTATACTTGGAATTATCTTTTTCATTTTTGGATTTAGTTATTTAAAAGGAAATAATATATTCGATTCGAATAACACGTATTATACAGAGTTTGATTACAACTCACTAAATGTATCTGCACCAGTCACCATTAAAGGAAATACTGTCGGAAAAGTCAAAGAGATCATATATGATTTTGAAACTGGTAAGACTAGAGTTGCCTTTTCTGTAGATAAACAATTACAGTTTTCTAAAAATAGTACTATAAGCCTGTTTCAAGCGGGTTTAATGGGGGGTAATGCTCTAGAAATTATTCCTGTAGAAGATAATCAAATGGCTAAAAACGGTGATTTAATTAAATCTTCTATAAAGGAAGGATTGGTTAATAGTTTAACCAGTGATTTTTCACAATTAAGTACAAACCTAGATGGAACCTTAAGTACCGTTGATACATTAATGGGTAACCTTAATGTTTTGGTTGCAGACCAATCAGAAAATGGGTTGAAAAGCACGTTAGCCGAATTAAATTCAACTTTAAAATCATACAATGGCTTAGCGCATTCAATTAATGCTTTAGTTAAAAAAAATGATGCTAACGTCACAGCAATGGTGGAAAACTTCAATAAAACGAGTGCTAACTTTAGCACGATGAGTGAGAAGCTAAATAAAGTAGATATTACTAAAACAGTAGCCGATCTAGAAGCAACGTTAGGAAGTGTGAACAAAATGCTTGCGGGGATTGAAAAGGGAGATGGCTCTATTGGTAAGTTATTAAAGGATGATAAACTCTATACTAATATGGAAGGGGCTGCATTGCAAATGGAGCAACTTTTAGAAGATATGAAGCTTAACCCTAAACGTTACGTACATTTTTCTTTATTTGGAAAAAAAGCAAAACGTTATGATGCAGACGGGAATGAAATTGAAGAAGAAAAATAA
- a CDS encoding N-acetylmuramoyl-L-alanine amidase — MQTYIFKLIVSFILVLTFNTSQTMHAQTSSGKFVVVLDAGHGGHDSGNLGNGHKESDIALKIVLEVGKALEAKKDFKVIYTRKTDVFIELRERAAIANRADADLFVSVHCNAHSSQASGTETFILGVANTKRNFDIAKKENEVIFLEKDYKKNYKGFDPNAPESLIGLALQQEDYIEQSIKLARLIEDNFIGQSKRKSRGIKQASLWVLHNTYMPSVLVEVGFLTNNAEGKFLNSKSGQSKMASSILQSINAYKKSLDLNVGDNYIVDETFADTISSDVKTIKNTVFKIQLAASSKALEPKAYNFKGLLDVSREKQGDLYKYYYGYTSDYNIAQKLQIEAKNKGYKDAYIVAIKEGKQIKLSEALKTEVN; from the coding sequence ATGCAAACGTACATTTTTAAACTTATAGTATCCTTTATATTAGTATTAACATTTAATACCAGTCAAACTATGCATGCTCAAACATCTAGTGGAAAGTTTGTGGTTGTGTTAGATGCAGGACATGGAGGACATGATTCTGGTAATTTAGGGAATGGTCATAAAGAAAGTGACATTGCTCTAAAAATAGTATTAGAAGTGGGTAAGGCTTTAGAGGCTAAAAAAGATTTTAAAGTTATCTATACTAGAAAAACAGATGTTTTTATTGAGTTGCGCGAGCGTGCAGCGATTGCCAATAGGGCAGATGCAGATCTATTTGTGTCTGTACATTGCAACGCACATTCTTCGCAAGCGTCCGGTACAGAGACTTTTATTTTAGGAGTTGCGAACACGAAACGTAACTTTGATATCGCAAAAAAAGAAAATGAAGTTATTTTTCTAGAAAAAGATTACAAGAAAAATTATAAGGGGTTTGATCCCAATGCTCCAGAGTCTTTAATAGGATTAGCGTTGCAACAAGAAGATTATATCGAGCAAAGTATTAAGCTAGCGCGATTAATTGAAGATAATTTTATAGGACAGTCTAAAAGAAAAAGTAGAGGTATAAAGCAAGCTAGCCTTTGGGTATTACATAATACGTATATGCCAAGTGTTTTAGTAGAAGTTGGGTTTTTAACTAATAATGCCGAAGGAAAATTTTTAAATTCAAAAAGTGGACAGTCTAAAATGGCAAGTTCTATATTACAATCTATTAATGCTTATAAAAAATCTCTAGATTTAAACGTTGGTGATAATTATATTGTTGACGAAACTTTTGCGGACACTATTTCTTCGGATGTAAAAACAATTAAAAACACCGTTTTTAAAATTCAGCTAGCAGCCAGTTCTAAAGCCTTAGAACCAAAAGCCTATAATTTTAAAGGGTTGTTAGACGTTTCTAGAGAAAAACAAGGTGACTTATATAAATATTATTATGGTTACACATCGGATTATAATATCGCTCAAAAACTACAAATAGAAGCAAAAAATAAAGGTTATAAAGATGCTTATATTGTAGCGATTAAAGAAGGAAAACAAATTAAACTATCGGAAGCTTTAAAAACCGAAGTTAATTAG
- a CDS encoding putative LPS assembly protein LptD, whose translation MSFQKPSHTFTKIHLKALRTNSLHILFSLSFTVFINTLSFGQVDLPKDGETIRPIQETEQPEIKQNDSTTVSVNELLGVKKETDSVLSDSIKPKPLLSSTVSYKAKDYMAYKKKESKMYLYNEAQVLYDDMDISAGIIIIDYTKDLVYAKGITDSLGEYTQKPIFKQGANVIEPDSIVFNSKTRKGLIYNSQTAQEQGVLITETTKRVNDSVYYLKNAKFTTSDNYDDPEYYFLIRTGKLVPSKKVITGPTNLFIYDVPTPIGLPFAYFPLSKKRTAGVLFPSFGEDGNRGYFLQNGGYYFPINDNVDLAVLGDYYTNGSYGLRLESKYAKRYKHSGNLAFRYENLITSELGFPDYAKSTIYNLQWSHSQDSKANPSSTFSASVNLGSSSYYQQSINQINLPNTQNNTLSSSISYSKTFEGEPQANISLTATHTQNTQTESISMTLPTFQGSLARIYPFAGKDGVKSGIIQNINLQYSVRAENSITTTDSLFFKKEMFDDAKLGVRHSIPLSTNFKIFDYFSVSASTNFEETWVVKTVDKYYDTANEEIITEDVNGFDAFRTYNFSTSIGTTLYGLFNLDKEGEGKKLQAIRHVIRPSLSYNINPAFDNYYDDFEIIDADGTTKSEFTRFENSLFGTPNNTFSSSIGIGVSNNFEAKVKDSDSTKVEPKKIILLNSLNFSTSYNVAGDSLKWSPVKISGGTQIFDNKMSINFGATLDPYALNTNNTRINTFNIDNGGSLFRLTSASLNLSYSLSSKDGSSDNKNDAIDNRLLSGGRADDLFGVSQDFAAQQGTLGGEEKEERESDEFYNNKIPWSLRFAYAVNYANSTRQDEISSHSLMFSGDIELSPKWSIGGSSSYDFKNNGFGLTQLRFERDLLSWRMNFTWVPFGTYNSWNFFIGIKSSILKDLKYEQRLKADEGL comes from the coding sequence TTGTCTTTTCAAAAACCAAGCCATACTTTTACAAAAATACATTTAAAAGCGTTGCGTACAAATAGTCTTCATATACTTTTTTCTTTGAGTTTTACAGTGTTTATTAACACTTTAAGCTTTGGACAAGTGGATTTACCCAAAGATGGTGAAACAATACGTCCTATTCAAGAAACAGAACAGCCCGAAATAAAACAAAACGATTCTACTACAGTTAGTGTAAACGAACTACTTGGAGTTAAAAAAGAAACCGATAGTGTCCTATCAGATTCTATTAAACCAAAACCTTTATTAAGTAGTACTGTATCATACAAGGCCAAAGATTATATGGCTTATAAAAAGAAAGAATCTAAAATGTATCTTTATAATGAAGCACAAGTGCTTTATGACGACATGGATATTTCTGCAGGAATAATAATTATAGATTATACTAAAGATTTAGTTTATGCTAAAGGGATTACTGATTCTTTAGGCGAATACACACAAAAACCTATTTTTAAACAGGGTGCTAATGTTATAGAGCCTGACTCTATTGTCTTTAATTCAAAAACTAGAAAAGGATTAATCTATAATTCTCAAACCGCACAAGAACAAGGTGTTTTAATTACCGAAACCACAAAACGGGTTAACGATTCTGTCTACTATTTAAAAAATGCAAAATTTACGACGTCCGATAATTATGACGATCCAGAATATTACTTTTTAATTAGAACTGGTAAATTGGTCCCAAGTAAAAAAGTAATTACAGGGCCAACCAATCTCTTTATTTACGACGTTCCTACTCCAATTGGTTTACCATTTGCTTATTTTCCGTTATCAAAAAAACGTACTGCAGGTGTATTATTTCCTAGTTTTGGAGAAGATGGTAATAGAGGATATTTTTTACAAAATGGAGGCTATTACTTTCCTATAAATGATAATGTAGATTTAGCTGTTTTAGGAGACTATTATACTAACGGAAGTTATGGTTTAAGACTAGAAAGTAAATATGCTAAACGCTATAAACATAGTGGAAATTTGGCGTTTAGATATGAAAACTTAATTACTAGTGAGCTTGGTTTTCCTGACTATGCAAAATCAACCATTTATAATTTACAATGGTCCCACTCTCAGGATTCTAAAGCAAATCCAAGTTCTACATTTTCTGCCTCAGTCAATTTAGGTAGTAGTAGCTATTACCAACAATCTATAAATCAAATAAACCTACCGAACACACAAAACAATACCTTATCATCTTCTATCTCGTATTCCAAAACATTTGAAGGAGAGCCACAAGCTAATATCAGCTTAACTGCAACACATACACAAAACACGCAAACCGAATCCATAAGCATGACGCTACCAACTTTTCAAGGTAGTTTGGCTAGGATATATCCTTTTGCAGGAAAAGATGGCGTAAAAAGCGGAATCATACAAAACATTAATTTACAATATAGTGTTCGAGCAGAAAATAGTATTACGACAACAGACTCTTTATTCTTTAAAAAAGAAATGTTCGACGATGCTAAACTAGGTGTACGCCACAGTATCCCATTGAGTACAAATTTTAAGATTTTCGACTATTTTAGTGTTTCTGCCAGTACAAATTTTGAAGAAACTTGGGTAGTAAAAACAGTTGATAAATATTATGATACTGCAAATGAAGAAATAATTACGGAAGATGTTAATGGTTTTGATGCTTTTAGAACCTATAATTTTAGTACCAGTATTGGAACAACGCTTTATGGTCTTTTTAACTTAGATAAAGAGGGTGAAGGAAAAAAACTACAAGCTATTAGACACGTTATTAGACCAAGTCTTAGTTATAATATTAATCCTGCTTTTGATAATTATTATGATGACTTTGAAATCATTGATGCTGATGGAACTACTAAAAGTGAATTTACTAGATTTGAAAACAGCCTATTTGGCACTCCAAACAACACTTTTTCTAGCTCTATAGGTATAGGAGTCTCTAATAATTTTGAAGCAAAAGTAAAAGATTCGGACTCGACTAAAGTAGAACCTAAAAAAATAATTTTACTTAATAGTCTTAATTTTTCTACATCGTATAATGTTGCTGGAGATTCATTAAAATGGAGTCCTGTAAAAATTTCCGGAGGAACACAAATATTCGATAATAAAATGAGTATTAATTTTGGTGCCACGTTAGATCCTTATGCTCTAAATACAAATAACACAAGAATTAACACCTTTAATATAGATAATGGCGGAAGCTTATTTAGATTAACCAGTGCCTCCCTTAATTTAAGTTATAGCTTAAGTAGTAAAGACGGCAGTAGCGACAATAAAAATGACGCGATTGATAATAGATTGCTAAGTGGTGGACGTGCCGATGACTTGTTTGGGGTCTCTCAAGATTTTGCTGCTCAACAAGGTACTTTAGGTGGTGAAGAAAAAGAAGAACGAGAATCTGACGAATTTTACAATAATAAAATCCCTTGGAGTCTTAGGTTTGCCTATGCCGTTAATTACGCCAATAGCACACGTCAAGATGAGATATCGTCACATTCGTTAATGTTTTCGGGAGATATTGAATTATCACCAAAATGGTCCATTGGTGGCTCATCCAGTTATGATTTTAAAAACAATGGATTTGGTTTAACACAATTACGCTTTGAACGTGATTTATTAAGTTGGAGGATGAACTTTACTTGGGTCCCATTTGGTACTTACAATAGCTGGAATTTCTTTATAGGAATCAAATCTAGTATCTTAAAAGATTTAAAATACGAACAACGTCTTAAAGCTGACGAAGGTTTATAA
- a CDS encoding RidA family protein, with amino-acid sequence MKKIIATTKAPAPIGPYNQAVLSGNTLYTSGQIALHPETGELVMDDIKTETKQVMENMKAVLEAADMTFEHVIKTSIFISDMHNFAQINEVYGTYFNDDTAPARETVEVANLPKFVNVEISMIAIK; translated from the coding sequence ATGAAAAAGATAATAGCTACAACAAAAGCCCCTGCTCCAATTGGTCCTTACAACCAAGCCGTTTTAAGCGGAAATACTTTATACACATCTGGGCAGATTGCATTACATCCGGAGACTGGAGAATTGGTAATGGATGATATTAAAACAGAAACCAAACAAGTTATGGAAAACATGAAAGCTGTTTTAGAAGCGGCAGACATGACTTTTGAGCACGTTATTAAGACATCTATCTTTATTAGTGACATGCACAACTTTGCACAAATTAATGAAGTCTACGGTACTTATTTTAATGATGATACTGCTCCTGCTAGAGAGACAGTAGAAGTTGCTAATTTACCAAAATTTGTAAATGTTGAAATTAGTATGATTGCTATTAAATAG